The Terriglobales bacterium genomic interval CGTGAAACTGGAAGGCATCGCGCAGGCGTTCAATGCGCTCAATCACCGGAATAATCTGATCCCCATCGCTACCTGGAGCACGGGCGCTTACCCGGCGAATCCGAATGCTTCGTTCGGACAGCCCACAGCTGTTGGCGATCCGCGCAGCGTGCAATTAGCGGCGCGAATTACGTTTTAGAGCAAGAGGAGTTAAGTAATCGTGATTGTCCTGGCCGCACTTGCGGTCCTGCATTTTTGTATCGCCCTCAGCCGACGCGCCTTATCGCGAGCCACAAATCGCCAGCTCGTCCAAGCTGGTGGCGCTTACGTTCGGTTCTGCCAACTCCATATATGTCCAGACTTCGACCAATCAGGGAGAGAGTTTTTCCGCGCCGGTCAAAGTTAGTCAGATGAACGTTCTGCCACTTAGCCGGCACCGCGGACCGCATATCGCGATCTCGGAATCCACACTTATCGTCACCGCGGTTGCAGGAAATGCGGAGGCTACTGGAAGCCATGCGCACGGTCTTGCCTCCGATGGCGATCTCTACGCCTGGCGTTCGACAGACGGAGGAAAATCCTGGTCTAAGGGAGCCCGGATCAACGAGGTTGCAGCCTCAGCGAGAGAAGGGCTCCACGCGCTTGCCGCAGATGGAGGTGGCAATATCTTTGCCGTGTGGCTCGACTTGCGCGATGGCGGTACCGAGCTTTACGGATCTCTTTCGCGCGACTCGGGAGCGACGTGGTCTGCAAATGTTCCGGTCTACAAGTCTCCGGACGGACACATCTGTGAGTGTTGCCATCCATCCGCCGCTTATTCGAATGACGGCACGCTTGATGTGATGTGGAGAAACTGTCTCGGAGGATCTCGTGACTTGTACATTGCTCACTCGCGCGATGGAAGGACCTTTGGCCAGCCTGAGAAGCTCGGCCTCGGTACCTGGAAGATGGATGCGTGCCCGATGGACGGAGGCGGGCTAACGCACAGCAAGGGCAAAGCCATCACTGCCTGGCGCCGTGAAGCCGACCTCTTTCTAGCTGAACCGGGAAAGGCAGAAACAAAAATCGGCCGGGGACGGGACATCGCTGTGGCCGCAAACATGGACAAGGTCTACGCGCTCTGGATTGAGGACAGCCAACTTAAACTTTGGGTCAACGGAAAGACTGAAATTCTGGCGGAATCAGCTGCGTTCCCCAGCGTGAAAACGCTCCCGGGCGGAGGCGCTGTTGCTGCGTGGGAACAAGACGGGGAATCTCAATCCAGCGGTTGCCATGAAGGTCGTTGTTCCGGCTATCATCTAGCCGCCCGCGAGACCGGGAAGCTTATCTTCCAGCATCGAAAAGCGCGAATCAGCAGCCTAAGGAGGGCCTCGCCTTGTCAGGCTCATCTTAGCGTTTTTCTACCGATTAAAGCAGAAAGCCCTCCGGCGGCGCTCGTCCTTGAGTGCAAGGGTCACGCGGCTGGAGGGCACGTCCGTAAGACCGGGCTGGCCGAGTCCCCACGGTTTGTCCATGACCGGAAATATCTTGCAGTCGCGCGGTGAGACGTTTGCGCGCCAAGAAACGCCTGCTGCCCACACATAGCCGTCAACTTGTGCCATAGGCACTGTTGTTGCACCGAGTGCAGATTACTGAGTGCGTGTATGTCGAGTTCTGTTTCGGGAGGTTTGAATGAAAGCGATCCAGCTTAATTCACTGGTGTTCGCGGAACAGCGAATTTATCAGTGAATCTAACAGTGAATTTTTTCTCGAAAGGGTGGCGAGCAACGGACGAATCCGCGCAACCGCCTGCCGCGCCACGGATTAGATGAAATTCCCATTCTGGTCCGCCACCCGGAACAGTGAATAACAGTGAATAAGCAGTGAACTCTGCAATTCGCAATCCGTTGCTCGCCTCGACAACGATCTTGTCGTCTCCATCCGTCTCATCAGACTCTCTCCTCGAGAATTGACCGATTTCTGTTGATTTTCAATCGTGGCACCAGCGAAAGTAGATAGTTGGAGAATATAGAGCGAACATCGCCGACTAACCATACCACGAACCCATTCGCTTGCGAAGCAAAAAAGAGTTCCTCGCGAGATGCAATTTATTTCTTACTTGCGCTCGGCCGAACTTCGCGGTAGCAGGAAATCAAGAGCTGAATTAGACCAGGACCCAAGGAGCGATCGTTAGATGGCAGGGAACTTTTTGCCTTCTCGCGGCATTACCAGTGTTGTGGATGAACGCAACCGGAAATCGTGCAAGATGCGAGGCTGGCGTTCGTTCTAGACTCGAGGCGATCAGCGATTGGCGATGAATCGTACGTCTGACACTAGCGCGGAGAGGCCGGCGACTGCGGGCAGCGATGAGCTGTTGATGCTCGCGTTTTGCCGGGGCTCGAAAGAGGCTTTCGCCGAATTGTTCTCGCGTTACCAGCAACCGCTGTTTGGATTCTTTCGGCGGCGTCTTGCCGATTCGGCGCAGGCGGAGGAGTTGACGCAAGAAACCTTCCTGGCTGTACTTCGCGCTTCGGCCCGTTATGAACCCTCCGCGTTGTTCCGAACCTATCTTTATGCGATTGCTCTGAAGATCTTACGCGCCTATCGCCGCAAGGCAGCCTTCCGCGCCACGTTCCTGGGAGTGGCTGGATCGCGCGAGCCGGTTTCGGAACCTGCCACTCATGCTGAGGTTTTTCTGCGGGAGGCGGTCGGAAAGCTGGAGCGCCTCGATCGGGAGGTTCTGTTGTTGCGTGAGTTCGAGCAGCTAAGCTACGCGGAAATTGCGGAGGTTTTGCGTTTGCCGGTGAACACGGTTCGATCGCGCCTGTTTCGTGCGCGTATGGCTCTGCGCGATCTGCTGGCTGCGCCTGTTCCCAAATCGGCCTCAGAGATGACGCCGTCGGAGGAGCGTGTATGAACATTGCCGTACAGCATATGGGCCCCGAAGAGCTGATGGCGCTTCTCGACGGCGAACTCCCGGCGGCGAACGCCCAAGCCGTCTCTATGCACATTGAGGACTGTGCTGAATGCGCCAAGATCGCTGACCAACTGCGCCGCGCCTCGCAGTCGCTTTCCGCGTGGAAAGTCCCC includes:
- a CDS encoding sigma-70 family RNA polymerase sigma factor; the encoded protein is MNRTSDTSAERPATAGSDELLMLAFCRGSKEAFAELFSRYQQPLFGFFRRRLADSAQAEELTQETFLAVLRASARYEPSALFRTYLYAIALKILRAYRRKAAFRATFLGVAGSREPVSEPATHAEVFLREAVGKLERLDREVLLLREFEQLSYAEIAEVLRLPVNTVRSRLFRARMALRDLLAAPVPKSASEMTPSEERV
- a CDS encoding sialidase family protein — its product is MSWPHLRSCIFVSPSADAPYREPQIASSSKLVALTFGSANSIYVQTSTNQGESFSAPVKVSQMNVLPLSRHRGPHIAISESTLIVTAVAGNAEATGSHAHGLASDGDLYAWRSTDGGKSWSKGARINEVAASAREGLHALAADGGGNIFAVWLDLRDGGTELYGSLSRDSGATWSANVPVYKSPDGHICECCHPSAAYSNDGTLDVMWRNCLGGSRDLYIAHSRDGRTFGQPEKLGLGTWKMDACPMDGGGLTHSKGKAITAWRREADLFLAEPGKAETKIGRGRDIAVAANMDKVYALWIEDSQLKLWVNGKTEILAESAAFPSVKTLPGGGAVAAWEQDGESQSSGCHEGRCSGYHLAARETGKLIFQHRKARISSLRRASPCQAHLSVFLPIKAESPPAALVLECKGHAAGGHVRKTGLAESPRFVHDRKYLAVAR